The Corynebacterium comes genome window below encodes:
- a CDS encoding ATP-dependent Clp protease ATP-binding subunit → MFERFTDRARRVIVLAQEEARLLNHNYIGTEHILLGLIHEGEGVAAKALESMGISLDAVRQEVEEIIGHGTQPHTGHIPFTPRAKKVLELSLREGLQMGHKYIGTEFLLLGLIREGEGVAAQVLVKLGADLPRVRQQVIQLLSGYEGGQGANPEATPEAGAGPVGAGTGAARGGQPGQGGPGDRSSSLVLDQFGRNLTQAAREGKLDPVVGRDKEIERIMQVLSRRTKNNPVLIGEPGVGKTAVVEGLALDIVNGKVPETLKDKQVYSLDLGSLVAGSRYRGDFEERLKKVLKEINQRGDIILFIDEIHTLVGAGAAEGAIDAASLLKPKLARGELQTIGATTLDEYRKHIEKDAALERRFQPVQVPEPSVELTIEILKGLRDRYEAHHRVSITDGALVAAANLSDRYINDRFLPDKAVDLIDEAGARMRIKRMTAPEGLREIDDRIADVRREKEAAIDAQDFEKAAGLRDKERRLGEERAEKEKQWRSGDLEEIAEVGEEQIAEVLGAWTGIPVFKLTEEESSRLLRMEDELHKRIIGQDEAVKAVSRAIRRTRAGLKDPKRPSGSFIFAGPSGVGKTELSKALAAFLFGDEDSLIQIDMGEFHDRFTASRLFGAPPGYVGYEEGGQLTEKVRRKPFSVVLFDEIEKAHKEIYNTLLQVLEDGRLTDGQGRVVDFKNTVIIFTSNLGTQDISKAVGMGFTGSNETDSVAQYDRMKNKVNDELKKHFRPEFLNRIDEIVVFHQLTREQIVQMVELLIDRVAKALAAKDMGIELTDKAKALLAQRGFDPVLGARPLRRTIQRDIEDTMSEKILFGELGAGEIVTVDVDGWDGESKDTDGASFTFTPRPKPLPEGTFSEISPEAAEAVRDVEADIITSDVPDIPEITDDLSTAGPDEGPAGAGSAQPQP, encoded by the coding sequence GCTGGCGCAGGAGGAAGCGCGGCTGCTCAACCACAATTACATCGGCACCGAGCACATCCTGCTCGGCCTCATCCACGAGGGCGAGGGTGTGGCGGCGAAGGCTCTGGAGTCCATGGGCATTTCGCTGGACGCCGTGCGCCAGGAGGTTGAGGAGATCATCGGTCACGGCACCCAGCCGCATACCGGCCACATCCCCTTCACTCCGCGCGCCAAGAAGGTCCTGGAGCTCTCGCTCCGCGAGGGGCTTCAGATGGGGCACAAGTACATCGGCACTGAGTTCCTGCTGCTCGGACTCATCCGTGAGGGTGAGGGCGTGGCCGCCCAGGTGCTGGTGAAGCTGGGCGCTGACCTGCCGCGCGTGCGTCAGCAGGTCATCCAGCTGCTCTCCGGCTACGAGGGCGGCCAGGGCGCGAACCCGGAGGCCACCCCGGAGGCCGGTGCAGGTCCGGTCGGTGCCGGTACCGGTGCGGCCCGTGGTGGCCAGCCCGGACAGGGCGGTCCCGGTGACCGTTCCAGCTCGCTGGTTCTCGACCAGTTCGGCCGTAACCTCACCCAGGCGGCCAGGGAAGGCAAGCTCGACCCGGTCGTCGGCCGTGACAAGGAGATCGAGCGCATCATGCAGGTGCTCTCGCGTCGTACCAAGAACAACCCGGTTCTCATCGGTGAGCCCGGCGTCGGCAAGACCGCGGTCGTCGAGGGCCTGGCCCTGGACATCGTCAACGGCAAGGTGCCGGAAACCCTCAAGGACAAGCAGGTCTACTCCCTCGATCTGGGTTCCCTGGTGGCCGGTTCCCGCTACCGCGGTGACTTCGAGGAGCGCCTGAAGAAGGTGCTCAAGGAGATCAACCAGCGCGGTGACATCATCCTGTTCATCGACGAGATCCACACCCTGGTGGGTGCGGGTGCCGCCGAGGGCGCCATCGACGCCGCCTCGCTGCTGAAGCCGAAGCTGGCCCGCGGTGAGCTGCAGACCATCGGTGCGACCACGCTGGACGAGTACCGCAAGCACATCGAGAAGGACGCCGCCCTGGAGCGTCGTTTCCAGCCGGTCCAGGTGCCGGAGCCCTCCGTCGAGCTGACCATCGAGATCCTCAAGGGTCTGCGTGACCGGTACGAGGCTCACCACCGTGTCTCCATCACCGACGGTGCACTGGTCGCTGCGGCGAACCTCTCGGACCGCTACATCAACGACCGTTTCCTGCCGGACAAGGCTGTCGACCTCATCGATGAGGCTGGCGCCCGCATGCGCATCAAGCGCATGACCGCCCCTGAGGGCCTGCGTGAGATTGATGATCGTATCGCCGACGTCCGCCGCGAGAAGGAGGCGGCGATCGATGCACAGGACTTCGAGAAGGCCGCCGGCCTGCGCGACAAGGAGCGCAGGCTGGGGGAGGAGCGCGCTGAGAAGGAGAAGCAGTGGCGCTCGGGTGATCTCGAGGAGATCGCGGAGGTCGGCGAGGAGCAGATCGCCGAGGTCCTGGGTGCCTGGACCGGCATCCCGGTGTTCAAGCTGACCGAGGAGGAGTCCTCGCGACTGCTGCGCATGGAGGATGAGCTGCACAAGCGGATCATCGGCCAGGACGAGGCAGTCAAGGCGGTCTCGCGTGCGATCCGTCGTACCCGTGCCGGTCTCAAGGACCCGAAGCGTCCCTCCGGTTCCTTCATCTTCGCCGGCCCGTCCGGCGTGGGTAAGACGGAGCTGTCGAAGGCTCTCGCGGCCTTCCTCTTCGGCGATGAGGACTCCCTCATCCAGATCGACATGGGCGAGTTCCATGACCGCTTCACCGCGTCCCGTCTCTTCGGCGCTCCCCCCGGTTACGTCGGCTACGAGGAGGGCGGCCAGCTCACCGAGAAGGTCCGCCGCAAGCCGTTCTCCGTCGTGCTCTTCGATGAGATCGAGAAGGCGCACAAGGAGATCTACAACACCCTCCTGCAGGTCCTCGAGGACGGCCGTCTCACCGACGGTCAGGGCCGTGTCGTGGACTTCAAGAACACGGTGATCATCTTCACCTCGAACCTGGGTACCCAGGACATCTCGAAGGCCGTGGGCATGGGCTTCACCGGCAGCAACGAGACCGATTCGGTCGCGCAGTACGACCGGATGAAGAACAAGGTCAACGACGAGCTGAAGAAGCACTTCCGACCGGAGTTCCTCAACCGTATCGACGAGATCGTGGTCTTCCACCAGCTGACCAGGGAGCAGATCGTCCAGATGGTCGAACTGCTCATCGACCGGGTGGCGAAGGCCCTGGCCGCGAAGGACATGGGTATCGAACTTACGGACAAGGCCAAGGCCCTCCTGGCCCAGCGTGGTTTCGACCCCGTGCTCGGTGCCCGTCCGCTGCGTCGCACCATCCAGCGTGACATCGAGGACACGATGTCCGAGAAGATCCTCTTCGGCGAGCTCGGTGCCGGCGAGATCGTCACGGTCGACGTCGACGGCTGGGACGGAGAGTCGAAGGACACCGACGGTGCCTCCTTCACCTTCACCCCGCGCCCGAAGCCACTGCCGGAGGGAACCTTCTCGGAGATCTCCCCGGAAGCTGCCGAAGCCGTGCGTGACGTCGAGGCGGACATCATCACCTCGGACGTCCCGGACATTCCGGAGATCACCGATGACCTGTCCACCGCCGGCCCCGATGAGGGTCCGGCCGGTGCGGGTAGCGCTCAGCCCCAGCCGTAG